Proteins encoded by one window of Salvia splendens isolate huo1 chromosome 14, SspV2, whole genome shotgun sequence:
- the LOC121764560 gene encoding uncharacterized protein LOC121764560 produces MDDKEKVIGLQKAYADIILNISKEAAAQVMSSEKRAVQYQHELKVAKEEALRMLLHLKKMMDARNSEAESASLNEQKKIEELEAQLQEAEDIVRDLRGELGAVQVEVERLKKSNLQNVNEPENDSLREVPTAIYSYESSKLHHPNSLDESAVASEITMLSPTQKNVCSK; encoded by the exons ATGGACGACAAAGAG AAAGTGATAGGATTGCAGAAGGCGTATGCTGATATAATATTAAACATATCGAAGGAGGCAGCAGCTCAGGTTATGTCGTCCGAGAAGAGGGCCGTGCAGTATCAGCACGAGCTGAAGGTGGCGAAAGAGGAGGCGTTGCGGATGCTGTTGCACCTCAAGAAAATGATGGATGCTAGG AATAGTGAGGCAGAATCTGCTTCGCTGAATGAGcagaagaagattgaagaacTAGAAGCTCAGCTTCAGGAAGCTGAAGATATTGTCAGAGATCTTAGGGGTGAATTGGGAGCGGTACAGGTTGAGGTGGAAAGGTTAAAGAAAAGCAATTTGCAGAATGTAAATGAACCTGAGAATGATAGTTTACGGGAGGTGCCTACTGCAATTTACTCATATGAATCTAGTAAACTTCATCATCCAAACTCTCTAGATGAATCTGCTGTAGCTTCTGAAATCACAATGTTGAGCCCAACACAGAAAAATGTATGTTCTAAGTGA